One part of the Aurantibacillus circumpalustris genome encodes these proteins:
- a CDS encoding alpha/beta fold hydrolase, translated as MRRFLITCTILFSLKSSFAQTFPSSQDDGKYYIINGYKLWTVSFGKGDPLFFIAGGPGGSHYGLRSFDSLSKTNTLVYYDGLGRGKSDTAKNVSEYTIARDIEDLEGLRKAMGFDKINILGHSYGGLVAQGYAIKYPEQTKHLIIANSFHSFIMWQANDDNCNHEIKTNYPEVWDALIKAREQGAISSDPIHQEIYGKVPYGFLYSYNPDNFKSRGRKPYPNSFNSRLYYQMVGKDGDFIVGSDIGNFDFRKDLKNLKMPILVIGGRYDRVAVPSMMIKYKEYCPQAKYVMFENSGHNPQVEEPAKEFELIREFLNGK; from the coding sequence ATGAGAAGATTTCTAATAACATGTACTATTCTATTTAGTTTAAAAAGTTCATTTGCCCAAACTTTTCCTAGCAGCCAAGATGATGGCAAATATTACATTATTAATGGTTACAAATTATGGACAGTTAGTTTCGGTAAAGGCGACCCACTCTTTTTCATTGCAGGTGGCCCAGGAGGCTCACACTATGGCTTACGCAGCTTCGATTCTCTAAGTAAAACGAATACTTTGGTTTATTACGACGGACTTGGTCGTGGTAAATCAGATACGGCAAAAAATGTTTCTGAATACACTATAGCGCGCGATATCGAAGATTTAGAAGGCTTAAGAAAAGCAATGGGATTTGACAAAATAAATATTTTAGGGCATTCTTATGGCGGACTTGTTGCACAAGGATATGCTATTAAATATCCTGAACAAACAAAACACCTCATCATAGCAAACTCTTTTCATAGTTTTATTATGTGGCAAGCAAACGATGATAATTGCAACCATGAAATAAAAACAAATTATCCTGAAGTGTGGGATGCATTAATAAAAGCGAGAGAACAAGGTGCTATTTCTTCTGATCCAATTCATCAAGAAATTTATGGGAAAGTTCCTTATGGTTTTTTATATTCTTATAATCCTGACAATTTTAAAAGCCGCGGAAGAAAACCCTATCCAAACTCTTTTAACTCAAGGTTGTATTATCAAATGGTTGGTAAAGACGGTGATTTTATTGTAGGAAGCGATATCGGAAATTTTGATTTTAGGAAAGATTTAAAAAATTTAAAAATGCCAATTCTAGTTATTGGTGGTCGTTACGACCGCGTTGCCGTGCCTTCTATGATGATTAAATACAAAGAATATTGTCCACAAGCTAAATATGTTATGTTTGAAAACAGCGGACATAATCCTCAAGTAGAAGAGCCAGCTAAAGAGTTTGAACTTATTCGTGAATTTTTAAATGGAAAATAA
- the nhaD gene encoding sodium:proton antiporter NhaD encodes MIALLITIFVIGYLTIAFEHSLKVNKAAVALVTGVLCWTVYILYTDDKHLVNEQLQHNLGELSGILFFLLGAMAIVELIDAHDGFDLITTRITQLNKVKLLWIVALITFFLSALLDNLTTTIVIVSLLRKLIKKEEDRLLFCGIVVIAANAGGVWSPIGDVTTTMLWISGQITAGNIVMKLIAPSLVCLVAPLIFLSFKLKGTVERPNLDVVKNHKALSVKHQMIVFFSGVLMLVLVPVFKTFTHLPPYMGILIGLGVLWIITEIIHGKKDEVDKHILSVVYALRKIDTPSILFFFGILVSIAALQSAGILTSLATWMTNTIANDDIIVLSLGLLSGIVDNVPLVAAVQGMYSLTDYPTDHYFWEFLAYATGTGGSWLIIGSAAGVAAMGIEKIGFFWYLKKISVLALIGYFAGAAVYILQHQLFGL; translated from the coding sequence ATGATCGCGCTTCTAATTACAATATTTGTAATAGGTTATTTAACGATTGCTTTTGAGCACAGCTTAAAAGTGAACAAAGCTGCTGTTGCCCTTGTTACAGGAGTGCTTTGTTGGACTGTGTATATTTTGTATACAGACGATAAACACCTTGTAAACGAACAATTGCAGCACAATTTAGGTGAACTATCAGGCATTTTGTTTTTTCTACTTGGTGCAATGGCTATTGTAGAATTGATTGACGCCCATGATGGTTTTGATTTAATAACGACAAGAATTACCCAATTAAATAAGGTAAAACTTTTGTGGATAGTAGCACTTATTACTTTTTTTCTTTCTGCATTATTAGATAATCTAACCACAACCATTGTAATTGTTTCTCTCTTAAGAAAATTGATTAAGAAAGAAGAAGATCGTTTACTTTTTTGTGGTATTGTTGTTATAGCTGCAAATGCGGGAGGAGTATGGTCCCCAATTGGTGATGTTACAACAACTATGCTTTGGATAAGCGGACAAATAACAGCAGGTAACATTGTAATGAAATTAATAGCACCAAGTTTGGTTTGTTTGGTTGCCCCATTGATTTTTCTTTCCTTTAAGCTTAAAGGAACTGTTGAGCGTCCAAATTTAGATGTGGTGAAAAATCACAAGGCGCTTTCAGTGAAACATCAAATGATTGTTTTCTTTTCTGGTGTTTTGATGTTAGTTCTGGTACCCGTTTTTAAAACGTTTACACATTTGCCACCTTATATGGGTATTTTAATTGGACTAGGAGTACTTTGGATAATCACCGAAATTATTCATGGAAAAAAAGATGAGGTCGATAAGCATATTTTATCAGTTGTTTATGCGTTACGTAAAATTGATACACCAAGTATTCTTTTCTTTTTCGGTATTCTTGTGAGTATTGCAGCTTTGCAATCGGCTGGTATCTTAACCTCACTAGCTACTTGGATGACAAACACAATTGCTAATGACGACATTATAGTTCTTTCACTTGGCTTACTTTCGGGGATTGTGGATAACGTGCCTCTTGTTGCCGCAGTGCAAGGAATGTATAGTTTAACCGATTATCCAACGGACCATTACTTTTGGGAGTTTTTAGCCTATGCTACTGGAACGGGTGGAAGCTGGTTGATTATTGGTTCAGCAGCAGGTGTAGCTGCAATGGGTATTGAAAAGATAGGCTTCTTTTGGTACTTAAAAAAAATAAGTGTTTTAGCGCTAATAGGTTATTTTGCCGGCGCAGCAGTTTATATTCTACAGCATCAACTTTTCGGTTTGTAA
- a CDS encoding class I SAM-dependent methyltransferase: MEDTLQNTLEILKEIKSSKKFTEGFNDSLDGCKCERCLVSRYRHISQPELMDITHSYWDYLRFCMSQVTLNGMWLEFGVGKGTTVDFISENNDGRTVIGFDSFEGLPEDWKMSDTLTYLKGHSNLSGTIPPLKSKNVRLVRGYFQETLPDFLARNNQPCAFVHIDCDLYASTLFVLKTLHAGGKLVKGTIILFDEIYNYQYFENYEFKAFQEFVQSAEIKYTWIAHTSSPVVWNGNQAAVVIL, encoded by the coding sequence ATGGAAGATACTTTGCAAAATACATTAGAAATTCTAAAAGAAATTAAATCCAGTAAGAAATTTACTGAAGGGTTTAATGATTCTTTAGATGGTTGTAAATGCGAACGCTGTCTTGTCTCTCGTTATAGACACATTAGTCAACCAGAACTTATGGATATTACCCATTCTTATTGGGATTACCTGCGTTTTTGTATGTCGCAAGTAACTTTAAATGGTATGTGGTTGGAGTTTGGAGTGGGAAAGGGAACTACAGTTGATTTTATTTCTGAGAACAACGACGGCAGAACCGTTATTGGATTTGATAGTTTTGAAGGACTTCCAGAGGACTGGAAAATGAGTGATACCCTTACATATTTAAAAGGGCATTCTAATTTAAGCGGCACGATTCCCCCATTAAAGAGTAAAAATGTAAGGTTGGTGCGAGGCTATTTTCAGGAAACGTTACCTGATTTTTTAGCAAGGAATAACCAACCCTGTGCCTTTGTGCACATTGATTGTGATTTGTACGCATCTACTTTGTTTGTATTAAAAACCTTGCATGCAGGAGGTAAACTTGTAAAAGGAACCATTATTTTATTCGATGAAATTTATAATTATCAGTATTTCGAAAATTATGAATTCAAAGCATTTCAGGAGTTTGTTCAGTCTGCCGAAATAAAATATACTTGGATAGCGCATACCTCTAGTCCTGTAGTTTGGAATGGTAATCAAGCGGCTGTAGTTATTCTTTAG
- a CDS encoding chaperone modulator CbpM has translation MENEQLITLETVCSHYQIETSFIHSLNEYGLIEIITMNEIECINKDHLVEMERLLNLYYELNINLEGIDAIKHLLKRMEQMQQEIKSLRNRISED, from the coding sequence ATGGAAAATGAGCAACTCATAACTCTGGAAACGGTGTGTAGCCATTATCAGATTGAAACTTCCTTTATCCATTCATTAAACGAATATGGTTTAATAGAAATTATTACCATGAATGAAATTGAATGTATAAATAAGGATCACCTCGTTGAAATGGAACGCTTATTGAATCTATATTACGAGTTAAATATTAATTTGGAAGGGATAGATGCCATAAAACATTTGCTAAAAAGAATGGAGCAGATGCAGCAAGAAATTAAGAGTCTTCGCAACCGAATTTCTGAAGACTGA
- a CDS encoding J domain-containing protein: protein MEFIDYYKTLEIDKTASDAEIKKAYRKLARKYHPDLNPNDANAKQKFQRINEANEVLSDPEKRKKYDQYGKDWEHSEAYEQARQQQGQRTSGSGQRGYQSTSDFGGEDFSDFFSSMFGGNGGGRNVKYKGQDLSAQLSLDITDVYKSHQQTLTVNGKNIRLTIPAGVENGQTIRIKGHGGAGANGGPSGDLLITFSIKNDTAFKRGGSDLFSVYDLDLYTAVLGGETTVNTFDGKVKLKVAAGTQSGTKVKLKGKGFPVYKNDGNFGDLFITYQIQVPTNLSDKEKELFQELLKIKQNGK, encoded by the coding sequence ATGGAATTTATTGATTATTATAAAACATTAGAAATAGATAAAACTGCCAGTGACGCAGAAATTAAAAAGGCTTATCGCAAATTAGCGCGGAAATATCATCCTGATTTAAATCCGAACGACGCCAACGCAAAACAAAAGTTTCAGAGAATTAATGAGGCAAACGAAGTTTTGAGTGATCCTGAAAAACGTAAAAAGTACGATCAATATGGAAAAGACTGGGAGCACAGTGAAGCGTATGAACAAGCACGTCAGCAACAGGGCCAAAGAACTTCAGGTAGCGGGCAACGCGGTTATCAAAGTACTAGTGATTTTGGTGGAGAAGATTTTTCAGATTTTTTTTCCTCAATGTTTGGAGGTAATGGTGGTGGAAGGAATGTGAAATATAAAGGACAAGATCTTAGTGCGCAACTAAGTTTAGATATCACAGATGTTTATAAAAGTCATCAACAAACATTAACCGTTAATGGAAAGAACATTCGTTTAACCATTCCAGCTGGAGTTGAAAACGGACAGACAATTCGAATTAAAGGACATGGAGGTGCGGGTGCAAATGGCGGGCCTTCGGGAGATTTATTAATTACCTTTTCAATAAAAAACGATACCGCTTTTAAACGCGGTGGTAGCGATCTTTTTAGTGTTTACGATTTAGATTTATATACCGCTGTATTAGGAGGCGAAACAACTGTTAATACATTCGATGGAAAAGTAAAACTGAAAGTGGCTGCTGGAACACAGAGCGGTACTAAAGTAAAACTAAAGGGTAAAGGATTTCCGGTATACAAAAATGATGGAAATTTCGGTGATTTATTTATAACCTATCAAATTCAAGTCCCGACTAATCTATCAGATAAAGAAAAAGAACTGTTTCAAGAACTTTTAAAGATTAAACAAAATGGAAAATGA
- the uvrA gene encoding excinuclease ABC subunit UvrA, protein MEKVKEKKAEAKVDITKLSPKEFIIIKGARQHNLKNIDVAIPRNKMIVITGLSGSGKSSLAFDTLYAEGQRRYVESLSAYARQFLGRHEKPQVDYIKGISPAIAIEQKVISRNPRSTVGTITEIYDYFKLLFSRVGKTYSPVSGKQVKRQSVTDVVNFITELEPGSKVLVLSKVYEKKDRPFQKQLELLEQQGFSRAMVNDTMQRINEIDFKTVKKSAEVFLLIDRLVTQPEDEDFVNRAGDSVQTAFQEGDGESLVWVEKVDGKYEKNNFSNLFELDGITFEEPTVNFFTFNNPIGACKMCEGFGSIIGVDPDLVIPNKSLSVYENAIVCWNGEVMSAYKNQLIKSAHKFNFPIHKPVIELSKKDYDLLWTGNQHFDGLNAFFKMLEKETYKIQYRVMLARYRGKTACPDCEGTRLRKDANYVKIDGKCINDLVLSPVTNLIDFFKTIKLNEHDVKIAKRLLTEITNRLQYLLDVGLGYLTLNRVANTLSGGESQRINLATQLGSTLVGSLYILDEPSIGLHPRDTERLIKVLRSLQQQGNTVIIVEHDEEIMRQADELIDIGPEAGTDGGHLVFQGTHKDLLKNKNGYTSKYLNDLMRIEIPTTRRKWKEFVEVRNLNDNNLKNVKVKFPLGVLTCVTGVSGSGKSTLIKKGLIPYMQRYLDGYFESVNSDHLIGGSLKQIKQLEFVDQNPIGKSSRSNPVTYIKAFDEVRNLFAEQGLAKTRNYKPGFFSFNVEGGRCEVCQGEGQITVEMQFMADIQLQCEGCKGKRYKSETLEILYKGKSISDILDLTVDDAITFFSKDEDNRIAHKITEKLNALQAVGLGYVQLGQSSSTLSGGEAQRIKLASFLIQINNTSPTLFVFDEPTTGLHFHDVAKLLKSFDALLKKGHSIVVIEHNMDVIKCADWIVDMGPEGGEHGGNVVFEGTPEDLARSKEGYTSKYLLATLNKGK, encoded by the coding sequence ATGGAGAAAGTGAAAGAAAAAAAAGCCGAAGCTAAAGTGGATATTACGAAATTAAGTCCAAAAGAATTTATAATCATAAAAGGTGCACGTCAACATAATTTAAAAAACATTGATGTTGCTATTCCGCGCAATAAAATGATTGTTATTACCGGACTTTCGGGTTCTGGAAAATCTTCGTTGGCATTTGACACCTTATATGCTGAAGGACAAAGACGTTATGTGGAAAGTCTTTCGGCTTATGCGAGGCAGTTTTTGGGAAGACATGAAAAACCTCAAGTAGATTACATTAAAGGGATTTCTCCCGCTATCGCTATTGAGCAGAAAGTTATTTCTAGAAATCCTCGCAGTACAGTTGGAACCATCACGGAAATTTACGATTACTTTAAATTACTTTTCTCAAGAGTTGGAAAAACATACAGCCCGGTAAGTGGCAAGCAAGTAAAGCGACAAAGCGTTACGGATGTTGTTAATTTTATTACGGAATTAGAACCCGGCTCTAAAGTTTTAGTTCTTTCGAAAGTATATGAGAAAAAAGACAGACCGTTTCAAAAACAATTAGAATTACTCGAACAACAAGGCTTTTCACGTGCAATGGTCAACGACACCATGCAACGCATTAATGAAATTGATTTTAAAACTGTTAAAAAGAGTGCCGAAGTATTTTTGTTAATTGATCGTTTGGTAACGCAGCCTGAGGATGAAGATTTTGTGAATAGGGCGGGTGATAGTGTTCAAACTGCTTTTCAAGAAGGTGATGGAGAAAGTTTGGTGTGGGTTGAAAAAGTGGATGGTAAATATGAGAAAAATAATTTCAGCAATTTATTTGAGTTAGATGGTATAACTTTTGAAGAACCAACCGTAAACTTTTTTACATTCAACAATCCAATCGGCGCCTGCAAGATGTGTGAAGGTTTTGGAAGTATTATTGGTGTGGATCCTGATTTGGTTATCCCAAATAAAAGTTTGTCGGTATACGAGAATGCAATTGTTTGTTGGAATGGAGAGGTTATGAGCGCCTACAAAAATCAATTAATAAAAAGCGCGCACAAGTTTAATTTTCCTATTCATAAGCCTGTTATAGAACTGTCTAAAAAAGATTACGACTTATTATGGACAGGTAATCAGCATTTTGACGGACTCAATGCTTTCTTTAAAATGTTGGAGAAAGAAACTTACAAAATTCAATATAGGGTTATGTTGGCCCGTTACCGTGGGAAGACAGCTTGTCCCGATTGTGAAGGAACACGTTTACGAAAAGATGCTAATTATGTTAAGATTGATGGAAAATGTATAAATGATTTAGTATTATCGCCCGTTACCAATCTTATTGATTTTTTTAAAACAATTAAATTAAATGAGCACGATGTGAAAATTGCTAAGCGATTACTAACTGAGATTACTAATCGTTTGCAATATTTGTTAGATGTTGGTTTAGGATATCTTACGTTAAATCGCGTGGCGAATACTTTAAGTGGTGGTGAAAGTCAGCGTATTAATCTTGCAACACAACTAGGAAGTACTTTGGTTGGCAGTCTTTATATTCTTGATGAACCCAGCATTGGGCTTCATCCAAGAGACACAGAACGATTAATAAAAGTTTTGCGTTCACTTCAACAACAAGGAAATACAGTTATTATTGTTGAACACGATGAAGAAATTATGCGTCAGGCAGATGAACTCATTGATATTGGTCCGGAAGCGGGAACTGACGGTGGACATTTGGTTTTTCAAGGAACGCATAAGGATTTATTAAAAAACAAAAACGGTTACACATCAAAGTATTTAAATGATTTAATGCGTATTGAAATTCCTACCACTCGCAGAAAGTGGAAGGAGTTTGTAGAGGTACGTAATTTAAATGATAATAATTTAAAAAACGTGAAAGTGAAATTTCCTTTGGGCGTTTTAACCTGTGTTACAGGAGTGAGTGGTTCTGGGAAATCAACATTAATAAAAAAAGGACTAATCCCTTATATGCAGCGCTATCTCGATGGATATTTTGAAAGCGTTAATTCTGATCATTTAATTGGTGGCAGTTTAAAACAAATTAAACAATTGGAGTTTGTAGATCAAAATCCGATTGGAAAATCTTCACGCAGTAATCCGGTTACTTATATTAAAGCATTCGATGAAGTGCGGAATTTATTTGCTGAACAAGGGTTAGCAAAAACAAGAAATTACAAGCCGGGATTTTTTAGTTTTAATGTGGAAGGTGGACGCTGTGAGGTTTGCCAAGGTGAAGGGCAAATTACTGTAGAAATGCAGTTTATGGCCGATATCCAATTACAATGCGAAGGTTGCAAAGGAAAACGTTATAAATCTGAAACTTTAGAAATTTTGTACAAAGGAAAATCGATATCGGATATATTAGATTTAACGGTAGATGATGCAATAACTTTTTTCAGTAAAGATGAAGACAACCGTATAGCTCATAAAATTACTGAAAAACTCAACGCTTTGCAGGCAGTTGGTTTAGGTTATGTGCAATTAGGACAGAGTAGCAGTACTTTGAGCGGAGGTGAAGCACAACGTATTAAGCTTGCCAGTTTCTTAATTCAAATAAATAATACGTCACCCACACTTTTTGTATTTGATGAACCAACTACGGGATTACATTTTCATGATGTAGCTAAACTTTTAAAATCGTTTGACGCATTATTGAAGAAAGGACATTCGATTGTGGTGATAGAACACAATATGGATGTGATTAAGTGCGCTGATTGGATAGTTGATATGGGACCTGAAGGTGGTGAACATGGCGGGAACGTTGTATTTGAAGGAACACCTGAAGATTTGGCGCGATCAAAAGAAGGATATACGAGTAAATATTTATTAGCGACTTTAAATAAAGGGAAATAG
- a CDS encoding TlpA family protein disulfide reductase, which translates to MSKKWIYPLGLIIAVFLAFFIYKKYRVAPTINLNELNLSDLNGDAINLESFRGQKIALCFGASWCGNCIEELNVLKSIQTLNLEGVEVIVVSDEPLEKIIRFKEKHSYPFKFLKMNQRFSEIGINSIPTSYIINTKLEVKKETVGYLNWEDPSTLKHLIKLME; encoded by the coding sequence ATGTCAAAAAAATGGATCTACCCCTTAGGGCTTATAATTGCAGTGTTTTTGGCCTTTTTTATTTATAAAAAATACCGTGTAGCTCCAACAATAAATCTAAATGAGCTTAATCTGAGTGATTTGAATGGTGATGCGATTAATTTAGAGTCTTTTCGTGGTCAAAAAATCGCATTATGCTTTGGAGCTTCCTGGTGTGGGAATTGTATAGAGGAATTAAATGTTTTGAAATCAATTCAAACTCTGAATTTAGAAGGAGTGGAGGTAATTGTTGTGAGTGATGAGCCTCTCGAAAAAATCATAAGATTTAAAGAGAAACATTCTTATCCATTTAAATTTCTAAAAATGAATCAGCGATTTAGTGAAATTGGGATCAATTCGATACCCACTTCCTACATAATTAATACCAAACTCGAAGTGAAGAAAGAAACGGTAGGTTATTTAAATTGGGAAGATCCTTCGACTTTGAAGCATTTGATAAAATTGATGGAGTAG
- the mtgA gene encoding monofunctional biosynthetic peptidoglycan transglycosylase, producing the protein MFILRKIFRILLRIVIAFLITTVGSTLLYKWLPVKITPLMLIRCLEQKKDGESMKLKHEWVVLDKISPKLQLAVVCSEDQNYLKHYGFDFGAIEKAMKANDEGKNIRGASTISQQTAKNVFLWPGRSYIRKAFEVYFTLLIESIWSKERIMEVYLNSIEMGKGVYGAEAAAQFWFKKSASKLNKDECAAIASILPNPRKFVANPASPYIAKRKEWVKKQMSFWGNQLDYNKYNDDDENDKNKPLKKKKE; encoded by the coding sequence GTGTTTATACTAAGAAAAATATTTAGAATTCTGTTAAGGATTGTTATTGCTTTCCTCATCACAACTGTAGGCTCAACACTTCTCTACAAGTGGCTTCCCGTAAAGATTACACCACTAATGCTTATTCGTTGCCTCGAGCAAAAAAAGGATGGTGAATCGATGAAACTAAAGCACGAGTGGGTTGTTCTGGATAAAATTTCTCCAAAATTGCAGTTAGCAGTTGTCTGCAGCGAAGATCAAAATTATCTTAAACATTATGGATTTGATTTCGGAGCTATAGAAAAAGCAATGAAAGCTAATGATGAAGGTAAAAATATTCGTGGTGCAAGTACAATTTCGCAACAAACAGCAAAAAACGTATTTTTGTGGCCTGGAAGAAGTTACATTCGAAAGGCATTTGAAGTATATTTCACCTTGCTAATTGAATCAATTTGGAGTAAAGAGCGGATAATGGAGGTTTATTTGAACAGTATTGAAATGGGTAAGGGCGTTTATGGTGCTGAAGCAGCTGCACAGTTTTGGTTTAAAAAAAGTGCTTCAAAACTAAATAAAGATGAGTGTGCTGCTATAGCATCTATCTTACCTAACCCACGCAAATTTGTCGCTAATCCTGCAAGTCCTTATATTGCAAAAAGAAAAGAATGGGTAAAAAAGCAAATGAGTTTTTGGGGTAATCAACTCGATTACAACAAGTACAACGATGATGATGAAAACGATAAGAACAAACCCTTAAAAAAGAAAAAAGAATGA
- a CDS encoding serine hydrolase domain-containing protein, which translates to MNKVYILVILFVMFLSYGNSPTDGVSDKLFSNDNHSNIYLLSRAQKVMANKLDFWFTDMNKKGLFNGSVLVSRAGKVIYKKSFGISDKYTQQALTDSSMFQLASVSKVITATAVLMLHEREIIDINKPFKFYFPDFPYENVNVKDLLNHRSGLPNYIYTLNNEICKPNYQMDNSDMYTCFVSKNSREYLKPNTRFNYCNTNYALLALLIEKTSGKTYPQFLKEELFTPLGMKNTATIVDIDLNSAKVTKPYDNRWRPVAFDASDYVLGDKSIYSTPFDLFLFSEAMYNNRIIRPETQELAYTAFSKEKRVDNYGYGWRLKDYKDPDKKEVYHNGWWHGYRSSFHRRLNDTLTVVILSNQLNRSAYQTYKVYEILDNTKGIAQVDEEE; encoded by the coding sequence ATGAACAAAGTTTATATTTTAGTTATCTTATTTGTAATGTTTTTAAGTTATGGGAATTCCCCTACTGATGGCGTTTCGGATAAGTTATTCTCAAATGATAATCACTCAAACATATATCTCCTAAGTCGGGCACAGAAGGTAATGGCCAATAAACTTGATTTCTGGTTCACCGACATGAACAAGAAAGGCCTTTTTAACGGAAGTGTTCTTGTATCTAGAGCCGGAAAAGTTATTTATAAAAAATCTTTCGGTATTTCTGATAAATATACCCAGCAGGCGCTTACGGACTCTTCCATGTTTCAATTAGCCTCTGTTTCAAAAGTTATTACTGCAACTGCGGTACTTATGCTTCATGAAAGAGAAATCATCGATATTAACAAACCTTTCAAATTTTATTTTCCAGATTTTCCATACGAAAATGTTAATGTAAAAGATTTATTAAATCACCGCTCAGGCTTACCAAACTACATCTATACCCTTAACAACGAAATTTGCAAACCGAATTATCAAATGGATAATTCAGATATGTATACTTGTTTTGTTTCAAAAAATTCGCGAGAGTACTTAAAGCCCAATACGCGTTTTAATTACTGCAACACTAATTACGCACTCTTAGCACTTCTTATTGAGAAAACAAGTGGCAAAACATATCCACAATTTCTAAAAGAAGAGTTGTTTACGCCTCTTGGCATGAAAAACACTGCCACCATAGTTGATATTGATCTAAATAGTGCAAAGGTTACAAAACCATATGATAACCGCTGGAGGCCTGTAGCTTTTGACGCAAGCGATTATGTATTAGGAGATAAAAGTATTTATTCAACACCTTTTGATCTTTTTCTTTTTAGCGAAGCAATGTATAACAACAGAATAATTCGCCCTGAAACACAAGAGTTAGCTTATACTGCATTTAGTAAAGAAAAAAGAGTTGATAATTACGGTTATGGCTGGAGACTTAAGGATTATAAGGATCCTGACAAAAAAGAGGTATATCATAACGGTTGGTGGCATGGTTACCGCTCTTCCTTCCACCGTCGTTTAAATGACACGTTAACTGTTGTAATTCTTAGTAACCAGTTAAACCGTTCGGCTTATCAAACGTATAAAGTATACGAAATTCTTGATAACACAAAAGGCATAGCGCAAGTGGACGAAGAAGAATAA
- the gldF gene encoding gliding motility-associated ABC transporter permease subunit GldF: MLTLYLKEIRSFLSSLIGYIAIGVFITLIGVFMWVIPTEGGGYNILDNGFSNIDPLFFIAPWVYLFLIPAITMRSFSEEKKNGTIELLLTRPLTDLQIVLAKYFAGFTLVIVSLLPTLIYYYSVHVLGAPKGNIDTGGMWGSYIGLLFLGAGFVSIGIFASSIAENQVIAFIIAMLLCFFCYIGFEYIAQSGVFGKYDALFKSLGINHHYTSMSRGVVDTRDIIYFISVIALFNLFTKLVLQSRKW, from the coding sequence ATGTTAACCCTCTATTTAAAAGAAATACGAAGCTTTTTAAGCTCGCTCATCGGCTATATTGCCATCGGTGTGTTTATAACACTTATTGGTGTTTTTATGTGGGTAATTCCAACCGAAGGTGGCGGGTATAATATTTTAGATAATGGTTTTTCCAATATTGATCCCTTGTTCTTTATTGCGCCCTGGGTATATCTATTTTTAATTCCTGCTATCACCATGCGCTCCTTTTCTGAAGAAAAGAAAAATGGTACCATAGAACTTCTGCTAACACGTCCATTAACAGATTTACAAATTGTGCTTGCAAAATATTTTGCCGGATTCACACTTGTTATCGTTTCTCTCCTACCGACACTTATCTACTATTACAGCGTACATGTATTAGGTGCGCCAAAAGGAAATATTGATACGGGCGGTATGTGGGGATCTTATATTGGTTTACTTTTTCTTGGTGCCGGTTTTGTTTCTATTGGAATCTTTGCTTCTTCTATCGCAGAAAATCAAGTAATTGCTTTTATCATTGCCATGCTACTTTGTTTTTTTTGCTACATCGGTTTTGAATACATTGCGCAAAGTGGTGTGTTTGGAAAATACGATGCACTTTTCAAAAGTTTAGGAATTAATCATCATTATACCAGTATGAGTCGCGGTGTTGTTGACACCCGCGATATTATTTATTTTATAAGTGTTATCGCACTTTTTAATCTTTTTACGAAACTAGTTCTTCAAAGCAGAAAATGGTAA